In one window of Miscanthus floridulus cultivar M001 chromosome 12, ASM1932011v1, whole genome shotgun sequence DNA:
- the LOC136496598 gene encoding plant UBX domain-containing protein 1-like isoform X2 — protein MEAEYPHQQAGPPSSSSTTLLWPCATRRRKRDEGEGDDDLSPAADMDLDADAQRAADKLKAVSEELGHEIRVFSSESFALEPSKLHNADHEEDDDFYELQPADYYKLISNRMGEHSKMLKTRKMREAELAAQRAKRTKAVMRVRFPDGYILEADFLPSERIHSLVDLLTKVLARPDLPFYLYTVPPKKRILDTSQDFYTAGFVPGANVHFSYDLPEGSLLNADDLKAGPFLHEEIQSLDGLSLLLKPASQPDDSRMNSSTLQSGTSQSDPVPTTNKKPGRPKWLRR, from the exons ATGGAAGCAGAGTACCCCCACCAGCAGGCGggccccccctcctcctcctccaccaccctcCTCTGGCCGTGCGCGACTAGACGCAGGAAGAGGGACGAGGGCGAGGGCGACGACGACCTCTCGCCGGCGGCGGACATGGATCTCGACGCCGACGCGCAGCGCGCCGCG GACAAGCTGAAAGCGGTGTCAGAGGAACTTGGACATGAGATCCGGGTTTTTTCAAGTGAGAGCTTTGCTCTAGAACCCAGCAAGCTGCATAATGCAGATCATG AGGAAGATGACGACTTTTATGAGCTTCAGCCTGCTGATTACTACAAGTTGATTTCAAACAGGATGGGAG AGCACTCTAAAATGCTAAAGACTCGCAAGATGCGGGAGGCAGAACTTGCTGCTCAGCGAGCAAAGAGAACAAAG GCAGTAATGAGGGTGCGATTCCCTGATGGCTACATTCTTGAGGCTGACTTTCTTCCATCGGAGAGGATTCATAGTCTAGTGGACCTGCTTACGAAAGTACTTGCTAGACCAGATCTGCCGTTCTATCTTT ATACAGTACCTCCAAAGAAGCGAATACTGGACACATCACAGGACTTCTATACAGCTGGTTTTGTCCCTGGAGCTAATGTTCATTTTTCTTATGATCTGCCTGAAG GCTCGTTGTTAAATGCAGATGATCTAAAAGCAGGACCCTTTCTCCATGAAGAAATTCAAAGTTTGGATGGATTGTCACTTCTGCTGAAACCTGCTAGTCAACCTGATGATTCTAGAATGAACTCTTCTACTCTTCAATCTGGTACATCTCAATCTGATCCTGTACCAACAACAAATAAGAAGCCTGGCAGACCAAAGTGGCTGAGAAGGTAA
- the LOC136496413 gene encoding glucose-6-phosphate 1-dehydrogenase, cytoplasmic isoform-like, whose protein sequence is MSGGWTPSSRRNSFNSLSRDLDLPSEQGCLSIVVLGASGDLAKKKTFPALYHLFDQGFIQSGEVHIFGYARSNLSDDGLRERIRGYLKGAPEDLSEFLQLIKYVSGSYDTGEGFEKLNKAISEYEASNKSGSYRRLFYLALPPSVYPSVCKMIRTYCMNPSSHPGWTRVIVEKPFGKDLDSAEELSAQLGELFEEHQLYRIDHYLGKELVQNLLVLRFANRLFLPLWNRDNIDNIQIVFREDFGTEGRGGYFDQYGIIRDIIQNHLLQVFCLVTMEKPVSLKPEHIRDEKVKVLQSVNPIKPEEVVLGQYDGYKDDPTVPDDSNTPTFASVVLRVHNERWEGVPFILKAGKALSSRKAEVRVQFKDVPGDIFRSKKQGRNEFVIRLQPSEAMYMKLTVKKPGLEMATEQSELDLSYGMRYQNVKIPEAYERLILDTIRGDQQHFVRRDELKAAWQIFTPLLHDINDGKLRAIPYEPGSRGPKEADELSARVGYVQTHGYVWVPPTLA, encoded by the exons ATGTCAGGAGGATGGACACCATCATCAAGACGAAACAGCTTTAATTCTTTGTCTAGAGACCTAGACCTTCCTTCAGAGCAAGGTTGTCTCTCCATTGTTGTACTTGGGGCTTCTGGTGACCTTGCTAAGAAGAAAACTTTCCCAGCCCTCTACCACCTCTTTGATCAG GGATTTATACAATCTGGTGAAGTCCATATATTTGGTTATGCTAGATCAAATCTTTCTGATGATGGGTTAAGAGAACGCATTCGTGG GTATCTCAAAGGAGCCCCAGAAGATCTTTCAGAATTTTTGCAATTA ATAAAATATGTCAGTGGTTCCTATGACACTGGAGAAGGATTTGAGAAACTGAACAAGGCAATATCAGAGTATGAGGCATCAAACAAATCAGGAAGCTATCGCAGGCTCTTTTATTTGGCATTGCCTCCATCTGTCTACCCTTCAGTGTGCAAAATGATCAGAACATATTGCATGAATCCAT CTTCTCACCCTGGATGGACCAGGGTCATTGTTGAGAAGCCTTTTGGAAAGGACTTGGATTCCGCAGAAGAATTAAGTGCCCAACTTGGGGAGCTATTCGAGGAACACCAACTATACAGAATAGACCATTACCTGGGAAAAGAGTTGGTCCAAAACTTG CTTGTCCTTCGTTTTGCCAACCGCCTGTTCTTGCCTCTTTGGAACCGCGACAATATTGATAATATACAG ATTGTATTCAGGGAAGACTTTGGAACTGAAGGGCGTGGAGGATATTTTGACCAATATGG AATCATTCGTGATATCATTCAGAATCATTTACTGCAG GTTTTCTGTTTGGTTACGATGGAAAAGCCTGTCTCCCTTAAGCCTGAGCACATCAGAGATGAGAAAGTCAAG GTTCTGCAATCTGTGAACCCTATTAAGCCTGAAGAGGTAGTCCTTGGGCAATACGATGGCTACAAGGATGACCCTACAGTGCCAGATGACTCAAATACCCCAACTTTTGCATCTGTTGTTCTTCGGGTACACAATGAAAGATGGGAAG GTGTTCCTTTCATTCTAAAAGCTGGTAAAGCATTGAGCTCAAGGAAAGCAGAAGTTCGGGTGCAATTCAAGGATGTTCCTGGCGACATTTTTAGAA GTAAGAAGCAAGGAAGAAATGAGTTTGTTATACGTCTCCAACCATCAGAAGCCATGTACATGAAACTAACT GTTAAGAAGCCTGGGTTGGAAATGGCTACTGAACAAAGTGAACTTGATCTGTCATATGGGATGCGGTACCAAAATGTCAAAATTCCTGAGGCATATGAACGCCTTATCTTGGATAC AATAAGAGGAGACCAGCAGCACTTCGTTCGCAGAGATGAGCTAAAG GCTGCTTGGCAGATTTTCACTCCTTTGCTGCACGACATTAACGACGGCAAGTTAAGGGCCATCCCATATGAACCTGGCAGCCGAGGCCCCAAGGAAGCCGACGAATTGAGCGCGAGAGTTGGATATGTGCAGACCCACGGTTACGTATGGGTACCACCGACCCTTGCATAG
- the LOC136496598 gene encoding plant UBX domain-containing protein 1-like isoform X1, producing MEAEYPHQQAGPPSSSSTTLLWPCATRRRKRDEGEGDDDLSPAADMDLDADAQRAADKLKAVSEELGHEIRVFSSESFALEPSKLHNADHEEDDDFYELQPADYYKLISNRMGEHSKMLKTRKMREAELAAQRAKRTKAVMRVRFPDGYILEADFLPSERIHSLVDLLTKVLARPDLPFYLYTVPPKKRILDTSQDFYTAGFVPGANVHFSYDLPEGSLLNADDLKAGPFLHEEIQSLDGLSLLLKPASQPDDSRMNSSTLQSGTSQSDPVPTTNKKPGRPKWLRR from the exons ATGGAAGCAGAGTACCCCCACCAGCAGGCGggccccccctcctcctcctccaccaccctcCTCTGGCCGTGCGCGACTAGACGCAGGAAGAGGGACGAGGGCGAGGGCGACGACGACCTCTCGCCGGCGGCGGACATGGATCTCGACGCCGACGCGCAGCGCGCCGCG GACAAGCTGAAAGCGGTGTCAGAGGAACTTGGACATGAGATCCGGGTTTTTTCAAGTGAGAGCTTTGCTCTAGAACCCAGCAAGCTGCATAATGCAGATCATG AGGAAGATGACGACTTTTATGAGCTTCAGCCTGCTGATTACTACAAGTTGATTTCAAACAGGATGGGAG AGCACTCTAAAATGCTAAAGACTCGCAAGATGCGGGAGGCAGAACTTGCTGCTCAGCGAGCAAAGAGAACAAAG GCAGTAATGAGGGTGCGATTCCCTGATGGCTACATTCTTGAGGCTGACTTTCTTCCATCGGAGAGGATTCATAGTCTAGTGGACCTGCTTACGAAAGTACTTGCTAGACCAGATCTGCCGTTCTATCTTT ATACAGTACCTCCAAAGAAGCGAATACTGGACACATCACAGGACTTCTATACAGCTGGTTTTGTCCCTGGAGCTAATGTTCATTTTTCTTATGATCTGCCTGAAG GCTCGTTGTTAAATGCAGATGATCTAAAAGCAGGACCCTTTCTCCATGAAGAAATTCAAAGTTTGGATGGATTGTCACTTCTGCTGAAACCTGCTAGTCAACCTGATGATTCTAGAATGAACTCTTCTACTCTTCAATCTGGTACATCTCAATCTGATCCTGTACCAACAACAAATAAGAAGCCTGGCAGACCAAAGTGGCTGAGAAG GTGA